In Kitasatospora sp. NBC_00240, the following are encoded in one genomic region:
- a CDS encoding TetR/AcrR family transcriptional regulator, protein MTTPPTTTPPQVGQAAARAPQQDRSRATRRRLLEAAVECLAELGWNGSTVSVVAERAGVSRGAAQHHFPTREDLFTAAVEHVTAERLAAVRAHADELPAPGPRRTEAVVDMIVRLYTGPLFRAALHLWVAAATEEPLRERIVALENHVGRESHRAAVDFLGADESTPGVRETVQATLDMARGLGLANLLTDDSARRGGVVRQWARVLDATLGAAE, encoded by the coding sequence ATGACCACCCCGCCGACCACCACCCCGCCGCAGGTAGGCCAGGCCGCCGCCCGCGCGCCCCAGCAGGACCGCAGCCGTGCCACCCGCCGCAGGCTGCTGGAGGCGGCCGTGGAGTGCCTGGCCGAGCTGGGGTGGAACGGCAGCACGGTCTCGGTGGTGGCGGAGCGGGCCGGCGTCTCCCGGGGGGCGGCGCAGCACCACTTCCCGACCCGGGAGGACCTGTTCACCGCGGCCGTCGAGCACGTCACGGCCGAGCGCCTGGCAGCCGTCCGCGCCCATGCGGACGAGCTGCCGGCGCCCGGCCCGCGGCGGACCGAGGCCGTGGTCGACATGATCGTGCGGCTCTACACCGGCCCGCTGTTCCGGGCCGCGTTGCACCTGTGGGTGGCCGCCGCCACCGAGGAGCCGTTGCGGGAGCGGATCGTGGCGCTGGAGAACCACGTCGGCCGGGAGTCGCACCGGGCGGCGGTCGACTTCCTGGGCGCCGACGAGAGCACACCGGGCGTCCGCGAGACGGTGCAGGCCACCCTGGACATGGCCCGGGGCCTGGGCCTGGCCAACCTGCTCACCGACGACAGCGCCCGGCGCGGCGGTGTGGTCCGCCAGTGGGCCCGGGTCCTGGACGCCACCCTCGGCGCCGCCGAATAG
- a CDS encoding AMP-binding protein — translation MVFRSEYPDVEPVDLPVHLAVLGTADDHPDVPALIDGVTGESVSYGRLAAAVRRASAGLAEAGVRPGDVVALYSPNTIVYPVVYYGATAAGATVTTVSSLTTAGELATQLRDSRARWIITVSPFLPVARAAADALAAEDEPIAEIIVCDGAEGHRSLADLLASTAPAPTPVIDPAADIAVLPYSSGTTGLPKGVMLTHRSIATNLAQTDALYRPAVGERVLAVLPFFHIYGLAALLNQPLRCGATVVVLPRFDLEQFLRTIQEQRVEALIVAPPMVLALAKHPLVGRYDLSSLRYVLSAAAPLDADLAEACARRLGLPRILQGYGMTELSPATHLVSPHDPDPARGSVGRLVPSTELRIAALDGEDGSGADLGAGEPGEILVRGPQVMKGYFARPSDTAATIDADGWLHTGDVGYVDERGYLFVVDRVKELIKYKGYQVAPAELEALLLTHPQIADAAVIGVQGTDGVERPKAFVVRAPGSGLTEQQVSDFVAGQVAPYKKVRAVEFLEAVPKSASGKILRRELRDRERAAAG, via the coding sequence ATGGTGTTCCGCAGCGAGTACCCCGACGTCGAGCCCGTCGACCTGCCCGTCCACCTGGCCGTGCTCGGCACGGCCGACGACCACCCGGACGTGCCGGCCCTGATCGACGGCGTCACGGGCGAGTCGGTGAGCTACGGCCGACTGGCCGCGGCCGTCCGGCGGGCGAGCGCGGGGCTGGCGGAGGCGGGCGTGCGGCCCGGCGACGTGGTGGCCCTGTACAGCCCCAACACGATCGTGTACCCGGTGGTCTACTACGGCGCGACGGCCGCCGGGGCGACCGTCACCACGGTCAGCTCGCTCACCACGGCGGGGGAGCTCGCCACCCAGCTCCGCGACAGCCGGGCCCGCTGGATCATCACCGTCTCACCGTTCCTGCCGGTCGCCCGGGCCGCCGCCGACGCGCTGGCCGCCGAGGACGAGCCGATCGCCGAGATCATCGTCTGCGACGGCGCCGAGGGGCACCGTTCGCTGGCCGACCTGCTGGCCTCCACCGCGCCCGCGCCCACGCCGGTGATAGACCCGGCCGCCGACATCGCGGTGCTGCCCTATTCCAGCGGCACCACCGGCCTGCCCAAGGGCGTGATGCTCACCCACCGCTCGATCGCCACCAACCTGGCCCAGACCGACGCGCTCTACCGCCCGGCGGTCGGCGAGCGCGTGCTGGCGGTGCTGCCGTTCTTCCACATCTACGGGCTGGCGGCGCTGCTCAACCAGCCGCTGCGCTGCGGCGCGACCGTGGTCGTGCTGCCCCGCTTCGACCTCGAGCAGTTCCTGCGGACCATCCAGGAGCAGCGGGTGGAGGCGCTGATCGTCGCTCCGCCGATGGTCCTGGCGCTGGCCAAGCACCCGCTGGTCGGCCGGTACGACCTGTCCTCGCTGCGCTACGTGCTGAGCGCCGCCGCACCGCTGGACGCCGACCTCGCCGAGGCCTGCGCCCGCCGGCTCGGCCTGCCCCGCATCCTCCAGGGTTACGGCATGACCGAGCTGTCGCCCGCCACCCATCTGGTCTCCCCGCACGACCCGGATCCGGCGCGCGGCTCGGTGGGCCGGCTGGTGCCCTCCACGGAGCTGCGGATAGCCGCGCTGGACGGCGAGGACGGGAGCGGCGCGGATCTGGGGGCGGGCGAGCCGGGTGAGATCCTGGTCCGTGGTCCGCAGGTGATGAAGGGCTACTTCGCCCGCCCCTCCGACACGGCCGCCACCATCGACGCGGACGGCTGGCTGCACACCGGTGACGTCGGGTACGTGGACGAGCGCGGCTACCTGTTCGTGGTGGACCGGGTGAAGGAACTGATCAAGTACAAGGGCTACCAGGTGGCGCCCGCCGAGCTGGAGGCGCTGCTGCTGACCCACCCGCAGATCGCCGACGCGGCGGTGATCGGCGTCCAGGGCACGGACGGGGTGGAGCGGCCGAAGGCCTTCGTGGTGCGCGCGCCCGGCAGCGGGCTGACCGAGCAGCAGGTCTCGGACTTCGTCGCCGGGCAGGTGGCGCCCTACAAGAAGGTCCGGGCGGTGGAGTTCCTGGAGGCGGTGCCGAAGTCGGCGAGCGGCAAGATCCTCCGGCGCGAACTGCGGGACCGCGAACGGGCGGCGGCCGGGTGA
- a CDS encoding class F sortase: MPHPDARNQEPGRRARARLTAAVVALALALGIWLVHDGAAGSGPPAPGPAAAPGPDLAGTPVGASSPGAGAQPGKPPPAPLPPSAPTVVRIPSIKVTAPLLGLGLDGAGHLETPPLTAPGQAGWYRDGPSPGAPGNAIVAGHADTRSGPAVFYRLGLLRPGDTVEITRQDRRTAVFSIDAVRTYPRTAVPDTTVYGPTGRPELRLITCGGRYDKKAGYSDNVVVFAHLTATR; encoded by the coding sequence ATGCCGCATCCTGACGCCAGGAACCAGGAGCCGGGGCGCCGTGCCCGGGCGCGGCTGACCGCCGCGGTCGTCGCGCTCGCCCTGGCCCTCGGCATCTGGCTGGTGCACGACGGCGCGGCCGGGAGCGGCCCGCCCGCTCCCGGGCCGGCCGCCGCCCCGGGCCCGGACCTTGCCGGCACGCCGGTCGGCGCCTCCTCTCCCGGGGCGGGCGCCCAGCCGGGCAAACCGCCGCCCGCGCCGCTGCCGCCCTCGGCGCCGACCGTCGTCAGAATCCCCTCGATCAAGGTCACCGCTCCCCTCCTCGGGCTGGGCCTGGACGGCGCCGGGCACCTGGAAACACCTCCGCTGACCGCCCCCGGCCAGGCCGGCTGGTACCGGGACGGCCCCTCCCCCGGCGCACCCGGCAACGCGATCGTCGCGGGCCACGCGGACACCCGCTCCGGGCCGGCCGTCTTCTACCGGCTGGGACTGCTGCGCCCGGGCGACACGGTGGAGATCACCCGGCAGGACCGCCGGACGGCCGTCTTCAGCATCGACGCCGTCCGGACCTACCCCCGCACGGCCGTGCCGGACACCACCGTCTACGGCCCCACCGGGCGACCCGAACTGCGCCTGATCACCTGCGGGGGCAGGTACGACAAGAAGGCCGGCTACTCGGACAACGTGGTGGTCTTCGCCCACCTGACCGCGACCCGCTGA
- a CDS encoding acyl-CoA dehydrogenase family protein has protein sequence MSAPHTTTTSPLIETPERQALRRAVGDLGRRYGSAYYLDKARQGLPADELWAEAGKAGYLGVNLPTEYGGGGGGITDLAVVLEELGTAGCPLLLLIVSPAICGTVIARYGTDQQKQRWLPGLADGTSRMAFGITEPDAGSNSHRISTIARRDGEDWLLTGRKVFVSGIDHADAVLFVARTEDARTGKLRPALFVVPRDTPGFEYRPIPMELVAPEKQFQVFLDDVRLPADALVGDENAGLLQLFAGLNPERIMTAAFSLGLARQALAKAVDYARSRTVWDTPIGAHQGLAHPLAVCAIEIELARLMTQKAGHLYDAGDDLAAGEAANMAKYAAGEAAARTVDQAVQTLGGNGLTQEYGLGALLAATRVGRVAPVSREMILNYVAQHTLGLPRSY, from the coding sequence ATGTCCGCACCGCACACCACGACCACCAGCCCGCTGATCGAGACCCCCGAACGCCAGGCCCTGCGCCGCGCGGTGGGCGACCTCGGCCGCCGCTACGGCTCCGCCTACTACCTCGACAAGGCCCGCCAGGGCCTGCCTGCCGACGAACTCTGGGCGGAAGCAGGCAAGGCGGGATACCTCGGCGTCAACCTGCCCACCGAGTACGGCGGCGGGGGCGGCGGGATCACCGACCTGGCCGTCGTGCTGGAGGAACTCGGCACCGCCGGCTGCCCGTTGCTGCTGCTGATCGTCTCGCCCGCGATCTGCGGCACGGTCATCGCCCGCTACGGCACCGACCAGCAGAAGCAGCGCTGGCTGCCCGGGCTGGCCGACGGCACCAGCCGGATGGCCTTCGGCATCACCGAGCCCGACGCCGGCTCCAACTCCCACCGGATCTCGACGATCGCCCGCCGCGACGGCGAGGACTGGCTGCTGACCGGCCGCAAGGTCTTCGTCTCCGGTATCGACCACGCCGACGCGGTGCTGTTCGTCGCCCGCACCGAGGACGCCCGGACGGGCAAGCTCAGGCCCGCCCTGTTCGTCGTCCCGCGCGACACCCCCGGCTTCGAGTACCGGCCGATCCCGATGGAACTGGTCGCCCCGGAGAAGCAGTTCCAGGTGTTCCTGGACGACGTCCGGCTGCCGGCCGACGCCCTGGTGGGCGACGAGAACGCCGGTCTGCTCCAGCTGTTCGCCGGGCTCAACCCCGAGCGGATCATGACGGCCGCCTTCTCGCTGGGCCTGGCCCGCCAGGCGCTGGCCAAGGCCGTCGACTACGCCAGGTCCCGTACCGTCTGGGACACTCCGATCGGCGCGCACCAGGGCCTGGCCCACCCGCTGGCGGTCTGTGCGATCGAGATCGAACTCGCCCGGCTGATGACCCAGAAGGCCGGCCATCTCTACGACGCCGGGGACGACCTGGCCGCAGGCGAGGCCGCCAACATGGCCAAGTACGCGGCGGGCGAGGCCGCCGCCCGGACCGTCGACCAGGCCGTGCAGACCCTCGGCGGCAACGGCCTGACCCAGGAGTACGGGCTCGGTGCGCTGCTGGCGGCGACCCGGGTGGGCCGGGTGGCGCCGGTGAGCCGCGAGATGATCCTCAACTACGTGGCGCAGCACACCCTGGGCCTGCCCCGATCGTACTGA
- a CDS encoding biotin carboxylase N-terminal domain-containing protein: MITSLLVANRGEIARRVFRTCRDLGIATVAVHSDPDADAPHTREADTAVRLPGATAADTYLRADLIVRAALDAGADAVHPGYGFLSENADFARAVLDAGLVWVGPPPAAIAAMGSKTEAKRLMAAAGVPVLGAVEDPSPSDYPLLVKAAAGGGGRGMRVVRSPDELAAQLAAARAESAKAFGSDEVFCEPYLPTGRHIEVQLMADAHGTVWTVGERDCSLQRRHQKVIEEAPAPGLAEADRAELYAAATAAARAIGYTGAGTAEFLLGPDGRFWFLEMNTRLQVEHPVTECVTGLDLVALQLRVAEGEALPAEPPPTRGHAIEARLYAEDPAAGWAPQTGTLHALELPSVQVAFGTAPGDTGLRLDAGAEAGSTVGIHYDPMLAKVIAWAPTRAAAARRLATALARARVHGLTTNRELLVTALRHPAFLEGRVHTAFLTEHAAALLPADPKSDPLRALAAALADAAARRTALPSGWRNLPSQPQVKRYLAPDGSEHQVRYRLGRGGELDAEAYPGTTLVSATSEQVVLAVAGLRRSFDVARYGDRVHVDEPAGSTAFTALDRFPAPAVHTDPGALLAPMPGIVVRVTAGPGDTVTAGQPLLWLEAMKMEHRVTAPADGILTELHAAPGRQVELGALLAVVKPAADPAP, translated from the coding sequence ATGATCACGTCTCTGCTGGTCGCCAACCGCGGCGAGATCGCCCGTCGGGTCTTCCGCACCTGCCGCGACCTGGGCATCGCCACCGTCGCCGTGCACTCCGACCCCGACGCCGACGCCCCGCACACCCGCGAGGCCGACACCGCCGTCCGGCTGCCCGGAGCCACCGCCGCCGACACCTACCTGCGCGCCGACCTGATCGTCCGGGCCGCCCTGGACGCGGGCGCCGACGCAGTCCACCCCGGCTACGGCTTCCTCTCCGAGAACGCCGACTTCGCCCGGGCCGTCCTGGACGCCGGCCTGGTCTGGGTCGGCCCGCCGCCCGCCGCGATCGCCGCGATGGGCTCCAAGACCGAGGCCAAGCGGCTGATGGCGGCCGCCGGTGTGCCGGTCCTCGGCGCGGTCGAGGATCCCTCCCCCTCGGACTACCCGTTGTTGGTCAAGGCGGCGGCCGGCGGCGGCGGACGCGGCATGCGGGTGGTGCGTTCGCCGGACGAGTTGGCCGCTCAACTCGCTGCCGCCCGGGCCGAGTCGGCGAAGGCCTTCGGCTCGGACGAGGTGTTCTGCGAGCCGTACCTGCCCACCGGCCGGCACATCGAGGTCCAGCTGATGGCGGACGCCCACGGCACCGTCTGGACGGTCGGCGAGCGGGACTGCTCGCTGCAGCGCCGCCACCAGAAGGTGATCGAGGAGGCGCCGGCCCCCGGCCTGGCCGAGGCGGACCGCGCCGAACTGTACGCCGCGGCCACCGCCGCCGCCCGCGCCATCGGCTACACCGGCGCCGGCACCGCCGAGTTCCTGCTCGGCCCCGACGGCCGGTTCTGGTTCCTGGAGATGAACACCCGCCTGCAGGTCGAGCACCCGGTCACCGAATGCGTCACCGGCCTCGACCTGGTCGCCCTCCAACTCCGCGTCGCCGAGGGCGAAGCACTGCCCGCCGAGCCCCCGCCGACCCGGGGCCACGCGATCGAGGCCCGGCTCTACGCCGAGGACCCGGCGGCCGGCTGGGCCCCGCAGACCGGCACCCTGCACGCGCTCGAACTGCCGTCCGTCCAGGTCGCCTTCGGCACCGCGCCGGGCGACACCGGCCTGCGGCTGGACGCCGGCGCCGAAGCCGGCAGCACCGTCGGCATCCACTACGACCCGATGCTCGCCAAGGTCATCGCCTGGGCCCCCACCCGGGCCGCCGCCGCCCGCCGGCTCGCCACCGCCCTGGCCCGCGCCCGGGTCCACGGACTCACCACCAACCGGGAGTTGCTGGTCACGGCGCTGCGCCACCCGGCATTCCTGGAGGGGCGGGTGCACACCGCCTTCCTCACCGAGCACGCCGCCGCGCTGCTGCCCGCCGACCCGAAGAGCGACCCGCTGCGGGCGCTGGCCGCCGCCCTCGCGGACGCCGCCGCCCGCCGCACCGCACTGCCCTCCGGCTGGCGCAACCTGCCGTCCCAGCCGCAGGTCAAGCGCTACCTGGCGCCGGACGGCAGCGAACACCAGGTGCGCTACCGGCTTGGCCGCGGCGGCGAGTTGGACGCCGAGGCGTATCCCGGCACCACCCTGGTCTCGGCCACCTCCGAGCAGGTCGTGCTCGCCGTCGCCGGGCTGCGCCGCAGCTTCGACGTCGCCCGGTACGGGGACCGCGTCCACGTCGACGAGCCGGCCGGATCCACCGCCTTCACCGCCCTCGACCGCTTCCCCGCCCCCGCCGTCCACACCGATCCCGGCGCCCTGCTCGCGCCGATGCCGGGCATCGTGGTGCGCGTCACCGCCGGCCCGGGGGACACCGTGACGGCGGGCCAGCCCCTGCTCTGGCTGGAGGCGATGAAGATGGAGCACCGCGTCACCGCCCCCGCCGACGGCATCCTCACCGAACTGCACGCCGCCCCCGGCCGACAGGTCGAACTCGGCGCGCTGCTGGCCGTGGTGAAGCCCGCCGCCGACCCGGCACCCTGA
- a CDS encoding carboxyl transferase domain-containing protein: protein MTVLPTRLDPAGPEFAEHRDAMRERLDALAAEHTKALAGGGPKYVERHRARGKLLPRERIELLMDPDSPFLELSPLAAWGSDYPVGAALVTGIGVIEGVECVITANDPTVRGGASNPWTLRKALRANAIALENRLPLVNLVESGGADLPSQKEIFIPGGALFRDLTRLSAAGVPTVAVVFGNSTAGGAYVPGMSDHTVMVKERAKVFLGGPPLVKMATGEESDDESLGGAGMHARVSGLADHFALDEPDALRLARRIVARLNHRKAGPGPDRLAAPPKFDEEELLGIVPGDLKVPFDPREVIARVVDGSDFDEFKPLYGASLATGWASVHGYPVGILANAQGVLFSPESQKAAQFIQLANQRDIPLIFLHNTTGYMVGKDYEQGGIIKHGAMMINAVANSKVPHISVLMGASYGAGHYGMCGRAYDPRFLFAWPSAKSAVMGPQQLAGVLSIVARQSAAAKGQPYDEDADTAIRAMVEQQIEAESLPVFLSGRLYDDGVIDPRDTRTVLGLCLSAIHNAPVEGARGYGVFRM, encoded by the coding sequence GTGACCGTCCTGCCCACCCGTCTCGACCCGGCGGGCCCCGAGTTCGCCGAGCACCGCGACGCGATGCGGGAGCGGCTCGACGCGCTGGCCGCCGAGCACACCAAGGCCCTGGCCGGCGGCGGCCCCAAGTACGTCGAGCGCCACCGCGCCCGGGGCAAGCTGCTGCCCCGCGAACGCATCGAACTGCTCATGGACCCGGACTCGCCGTTCCTCGAACTGTCCCCGCTCGCCGCCTGGGGCAGCGACTACCCGGTCGGCGCCGCGCTGGTCACCGGCATCGGTGTGATCGAGGGCGTGGAGTGCGTGATCACCGCGAACGACCCGACCGTACGCGGCGGCGCCAGCAACCCCTGGACGCTGCGCAAGGCCCTGCGGGCCAACGCGATCGCGCTGGAGAACCGGCTGCCGCTGGTCAACCTGGTCGAGTCCGGGGGCGCCGACCTGCCCAGCCAGAAGGAGATCTTCATCCCGGGCGGCGCGCTCTTCCGGGACCTCACCCGGCTCTCCGCCGCGGGCGTTCCCACGGTGGCCGTGGTGTTCGGCAACTCGACCGCCGGCGGGGCGTACGTCCCCGGCATGTCCGACCACACCGTGATGGTGAAGGAGCGCGCCAAGGTCTTTCTCGGCGGGCCTCCGCTCGTGAAGATGGCCACCGGTGAGGAGTCCGACGACGAGTCGCTCGGCGGCGCGGGGATGCACGCGAGGGTCTCGGGCCTGGCGGACCACTTCGCCCTCGACGAGCCCGACGCGCTGCGCCTCGCCCGGCGGATCGTCGCCCGGCTGAACCACCGCAAGGCCGGCCCAGGACCGGACCGGCTCGCCGCCCCGCCGAAGTTCGACGAGGAGGAGCTGCTCGGCATCGTCCCGGGCGACCTCAAGGTGCCCTTCGACCCGCGCGAGGTGATCGCCCGGGTGGTGGACGGCTCCGACTTCGACGAGTTCAAGCCGCTGTACGGCGCCAGCCTGGCCACCGGCTGGGCGAGCGTGCACGGCTACCCGGTCGGGATCCTGGCCAACGCCCAGGGCGTGCTGTTCAGCCCGGAGTCGCAGAAGGCCGCCCAGTTCATCCAGCTCGCCAACCAGCGCGACATCCCGCTGATCTTCCTGCACAACACCACCGGCTACATGGTCGGCAAGGACTACGAGCAGGGCGGCATCATCAAGCACGGCGCGATGATGATCAACGCGGTCGCCAACTCCAAGGTCCCGCACATCTCGGTGCTGATGGGCGCCTCCTACGGCGCCGGGCACTACGGGATGTGCGGCCGGGCCTACGACCCGCGCTTCCTGTTCGCCTGGCCCAGCGCCAAGTCCGCCGTGATGGGCCCGCAGCAGCTCGCGGGCGTGCTGTCGATCGTCGCCCGGCAGTCGGCCGCCGCCAAGGGGCAGCCCTACGACGAGGACGCGGACACCGCGATCCGCGCGATGGTCGAGCAGCAGATCGAGGCCGAGTCGCTGCCGGTCTTCCTTTCCGGACGCCTCTACGACGACGGCGTCATCGACCCGCGCGACACCCGAACCGTGCTCGGCCTCTGCCTCTCCGCGATCCACAACGCGCCCGTCGAGGGCGCGCGCGGCTACGGCGTCTTCCGGATGTGA